The window CAAAAAATGGCCTCTTATACACTGTACAAATACAAATAGTACACAAAATAAATTAGGTGGAAAAGTGTGAAATATTATAGATCTAAATTACATAAAAACCAACAGATTACCACGAAATTGTCCATGAAAAACATCAGGTCTGACATTTGGAGGAATCTTGGTGGATTTTTCGCGATCATGTTGCCTGTGGACTAACAGCCCTCCCAGAGAAAACACAAGAAGTTTCTTCTTCGGACCAAGGTTTAACTTGTCCAAAGATAAATCTAAAGTGACCTCGGGTTTCTCCTCTTCATCGTCACTGCTCTCATGTGAAACTAAAACGCTCTTCAGTTTCAGCTTTGTGTTTTCTGATGCCATTGTATGATATCTTAAAGATACTAAGGTCAGGACTCAGGAGTattaacacatatatatagtaCCCAATTTACAACCTTTGAGcttcatattaattaatacgATCAGCTGGCTTTTCAGGTCAGCCCAAAATCAACGCTTGGCTTCCTAGTTAACTTTATTTGGAATATTTAAAGCTCAACAGGGTTGGGTTCTCTTTCcttctccttttctttttttgtcaaGTCCGGCTCGGGATTTGGAATACAGATCGGTGACTCATCCCACTTCAGGATTCGCTCCAGATAATTGGTAcggtaacttatttttaaatatttaatttttatttcacactctttttcatattttttgtattatttttattctgatattttttaaatttaatataatgataataataacagaaaacataaataaaaattgttaccGGAGTTGTTATTAAATATGGAACATCACATTTTAGAAATTGAATTGTttattgtatatttagagaACTGCATTGTTAcatcattatatttaaataaagagTTAATTATAAAACGCATCTTTTTAATTCAGGAAAATTGTATTCTATTATTTAACATTTTGACATCTTGAGCTCTTTTGACGGACTTTCGTCTATTTTGACCTATAAACTTTACTTATATACTACTAGTATTagtatatttattttctattgGGTCCAGGTGGCATACATATGTCAGGCACCGGTTAAACAACCCTCGATTGCTGGCCGTTGAATGAATATTCATTCGATTGTTGGCCGTTGAATGAATATtcattataacaaaaatttaatatattcggTGTTTTTTAACCGCTGAACGGGAAAAAGAGCGTCCAGTGGTTAAGTATACTCAAAATAAATAGGTCTCTtctcaaaaccctaaaaaaattcCCTAGTCGTCgtgaggggcttccatcggttttcacttGTGGAAAACCCCAAatcatttttgttttgttttgtttcttgtATTTCAATAATACTCCTCCTCATGTAAGGTTTCTATCTTCCAAgattgtttttttgtttgataaaatattttttgggtgaattttgttcataatttatttggattttgtttAGTCTCTCCTTTTGAGAGCTTAGTGTGTTTTTCCGGTGTATTTTGGTGTGATTCAATGTTCAGAATATTAGATCTGCTGGATTCGATAGTTCAAACTGGTTTTGATGAAGgctacatgtatatatatcaatttcaacaaatcgGTTGATTGTGTCTTTATAAAGAATAAATTAATCAACGATACGatctgttttatatttgtttgactcgattgttcttgtagatgccgtttggaaattaattttttttttcaaaaaaagaaaaattataatccAGAACACCGCATATTCATCCATCCATCCAGAAATTGCGGATTATTTTAACCGGTCCCGTTGCACCCTTGTGAATGTATACAAATATCATACTGGACTACTGGTTGAGGGTAAAATGGTTCATAGGACCACAGCAAACAAATACGGCCAATCATACTACGCCACAGCATGACTCAAAGAATGTTGCAACGCTCACTTTTTCTCAATACCAGAGCTTCCCTACGCAGATCCTTGTGCTCAACCACTGATCCCACACAGCTTCAGAACCTCCAGCCACTAGTCTCTGATCAACACCGCCATGAACAAATCAAACTCCTCCAAACACACCTCCAAAACCACAACACTAACAAAGCCAAGAGAATGTTGAAATGTCTCGTTCTCTCTAAAACCCCATTCACTTCCCCCTCCCAAATCTACTCCATGTTCACACCCTCCTCACATCCTGTTAAACTCACTTTCTTGAATCTCCTCTTGTCCGTTTGTGCTGAATGTAAATTAGCTAATGATGCATTGGAGTGCTATGTTTTAGTGAGGAAAGATGGTGTGTTTCCTGCTCTCTGGGCTTTTAATCTTGTGCTGGAGTGTTTGGTAGGTGCGTGTAAGTATGATAAGGTTCTTCAAGTGTTTGATCAAGTGGTTGAGCTGGGTGTTGAGGTTGATGGGTTTAGTTTTGGTAAAGCTGTGCAAGCTGCGGTGAAGGGGGGTGATTTGAAGAGGGGTTTGGATTTGTTGGAGGTTATGAAGAGGGATGGGATGGTTGTAGGTGGGTTTGTTTATAATGTTTTGATTGGGGGGTTGTGTAAGGAGAGGCGGGTTAGGGATGCGAGGAAGTTGTTTGATGAAATGACGGAGAGAGGGGTTGTGGCAAATAAGGTTGCGTATAATACGTTGATTGATGGGTATTGTAAGGAGGGGGATTTGGAGGAGGCGTTTAGAGTGAGAGAGATGATGAAGAGGAGTAATGTGGAGGCGAGTATTGTGACGTTTAATGTGATGCTTAATGGACTGTGTCGGGCTCAGAGGGTGGGGGATGCGGAGAAGATGTTGAGGGAGATGGAGGAGTATGGGTTCGCTCCGGATGGGTATACTTATAGTATACTATTTGATGGGCATTTGAGAAGCGGTAATGCAAATGCATCGCTGGATTTGTTTGAAGAGACTGTTAGGAGAGGGATTAAGATTAATGACTTTACTTGTAGCGTTTTGTTGAATACGTTGTGTAAGAGTGGAAAAATGGATAAGGCGGAGGAGATTTTAAAGAAGCTGATGGAGAGTGGACTTGTTCCTACTGAGGTGATATTTAATACAATGGTGAATGGATACTGTCAGGCGGAGGATATGGCAAAAGCAATCTCTACTATTGAACAAATGGAAAGTACTCGCTTGAAGCCGAGTGGCATCACTTTCAATTCGATGATCAACAAGTTCTGTGATTTGAGCAATATGGTCGAGGCAGAGGAATGGGTGAAGAGAATGATTCAGAAGGGTATTCCTCCGAATCTGCAGACCTATAATATCCTCATAGGTGGCTATGGACGAAAATGCCAATTTGATAGGTGTTTCCAAATTCTTGAAGAAATGGAAACTAGTGGGTTGAAGCCTAATGTTCTGACCTACGGGTCACTGATAAATTGTTTGTGCAAGGATGGTAGGCATCTTGAAGCTGAGTTGATGTGCGAGGATATGGTGAATAGAGGTGTTCTTCCAAATGCACAGATATATAACATACTTATAGATGGTTATTGCACAGTTGGAAAGCTGAATGAAGCTTTTCGCTGCCTCAATGAGATGTCAGAAAAAAAAGTTGTTCCCAATGTCGTAACATATAATACACTTATAAATGGGCTTTGTGGAAAGGGTAAGGTAGTGGAAGCAGAAGAATTGGCAAGTCAGATTCCAAGTAAAGGTTTATATCCTGATGCGTTCACGTATAATTCCCTAATAGCAGCTTATGCCAAGGTTGGCAACCATATTAAGGGTTTAGAATTGTATGAGAAGATGAAAGCTTCTGGCATCAGACCGACCTTGGTTACATACCATCAGCTAATCACTGGATTTACAAAAGATGGTCCAGCAATGGCTGAGGAATTGTTTCAAGAATTATTGGATAATAATTTGACTCCTGATAGATTCATATACAATAAACTCATTCGTTGCTACGCAGAGCATATAGATTTTCAAAGAGCAAGTGCTATGTACAGTCAGATGATAGATCGGGGAATTCCTCCCGACTGCTATACTTACAATAGCTTAATTTTGTGTAGGTTGAAGGAAGAAAAGGTGAAAGAAGCCAGAGaactttttgatgatatgagAAACAAAGAGTTAGTTCCAAATCCGGACACTTATAACACACTTGTTAGGGGACATTGCAGAGTCAAGGATTTTAGCGGTGCATATCATTGGTACAGAGAAATGTTCGAAAAGGGTATTTTCCCAGGTGTTCGCCTTTGTGATGAGCTTATCTCTGGCCTAAGAGATGAAGGTAGATTAAAAGAGGTCGATATTATCTGCTCTCAAATGAGTGTTAAAGGGTTGCTTGATAGTAGCACAGCTGAGGATCTTTCTGCAGTTGCCAACTATAATGTCTCAGAGCAATAGGAGGCGATTTGTGGGGGTGTTTCTTCGTAATGTTCTAATTTGGAGGAATTCTGGACTCAGCATCAAGACGGAGGATGAAAATTAATTGCATAGTATAATACCTGTTTAACATTTATGATCTGTGGAACTTCCAaaagaaataattattaattaaattctcACAATACTTGAGATGATGCGTTAATTTTGAATTCGGGATAAGAAAAAGTATAAACCAAGAGTTTAAGAATGTTTTCCCATAGAAACGGAGTTTTACATTGATAGTCAAGGGTTTGAATCTCACCCGCTCCCTGCCGTTTATTTGAGTTGAGGAGGGCGTGGAAATATTTCATCAAAAGAGATCAGGTCTCAAATGTTGCATATCAGATTCCAGAGATTCCAGATCTTATCACTCGGTCGATGgatacaaaataatttttttttgaaagaccTGTTATACACTCACACTCAAATTGGGTATCAGAGTgggtaaataattaaaaagaataatctTTCTTGAAGACAAGTTACGCATTAACCGTTCTTGTGtataaatttcttttatatCGCTTTCAATTAAACACACAATCGTCAATATTATCATGTATAGTTAATTATATCTTTATCAAAAATTGTAATAGCTAATAAATATAGATAATTGAGCTATCCATTCTCAAAAAAGTAAaagatttgatatttttttagcaCAATTGGATAGTGTGGGGTTATCTCTGTGCCttcattgtcaaaaaaaaagttagatttttttgaatatatatacaagaattatgatatttttatcatttctaCTCGGTTTAATTTAGTGGCAAATTGCACAGCAGGGAATAGTGGTGATATAAAAGGAGCGGGGCAACTGCAGTCTGCAGCAGTTGATAACCAAGTAAGACTGAGGAAAAACCAACAATGCGAATGGATCTGAATCATCTTCTCAATTCATTAATCCCTTCCTGGAACTCTGTTAGTACACACTCCAACTATCACTTCATCATTATCAATTTACTCACTCACTCACTTTTTGTTCGTCGTTAATCAATCcttacataaatattttatctaCTAATTCAGTCATTTCTGTGTATTGAGCATTGTAATAGGCTGGTTTGCTACTAGTGTATTTCACTTACTTGAGATTAGCTGGATCTGTTTTACCTGGAAAGCTTGTTCCTGGAGTCACCTTATCCGACGGCTCTCGTCTCTACTACCGTTGCAATGGTACAAATCTCTGTTGCGTGGCGCTTTTAAATTGATGCACGCCAGGTGTTTGATTAAATGTGTATCCACTTTTTTT of the Daucus carota subsp. sativus chromosome 4, DH1 v3.0, whole genome shotgun sequence genome contains:
- the LOC108218803 gene encoding pentatricopeptide repeat-containing protein At5g12100, mitochondrial; its protein translation is MFTPSSHPVKLTFLNLLLSVCAECKLANDALECYVLVRKDGVFPALWAFNLVLECLVGACKYDKVLQVFDQVVELGVEVDGFSFGKAVQAAVKGGDLKRGLDLLEVMKRDGMVVGGFVYNVLIGGLCKERRVRDARKLFDEMTERGVVANKVAYNTLIDGYCKEGDLEEAFRVREMMKRSNVEASIVTFNVMLNGLCRAQRVGDAEKMLREMEEYGFAPDGYTYSILFDGHLRSGNANASLDLFEETVRRGIKINDFTCSVLLNTLCKSGKMDKAEEILKKLMESGLVPTEVIFNTMVNGYCQAEDMAKAISTIEQMESTRLKPSGITFNSMINKFCDLSNMVEAEEWVKRMIQKGIPPNLQTYNILIGGYGRKCQFDRCFQILEEMETSGLKPNVLTYGSLINCLCKDGRHLEAELMCEDMVNRGVLPNAQIYNILIDGYCTVGKLNEAFRCLNEMSEKKVVPNVVTYNTLINGLCGKGKVVEAEELASQIPSKGLYPDAFTYNSLIAAYAKVGNHIKGLELYEKMKASGIRPTLVTYHQLITGFTKDGPAMAEELFQELLDNNLTPDRFIYNKLIRCYAEHIDFQRASAMYSQMIDRGIPPDCYTYNSLILCRLKEEKVKEARELFDDMRNKELVPNPDTYNTLVRGHCRVKDFSGAYHWYREMFEKGIFPGVRLCDELISGLRDEGRLKEVDIICSQMSVKGLLDSSTAEDLSAVANYNVSEQ